The genomic window TGGAAGTCTCTGAAGAGACCCTTGAGGTCATAAAAAAGTCCCTTGAGGTATCAAGGTGGACAGGGGGTGCTTTTGACATAACAGTGGGAAGCTACACTATAAACTACAAAAGGAAGGGTATGCTAAAGGAGGAGGAAGCCAAAAGGCTTATAGACTACAGGAAGGTGAGGATAGAAGGAAATAGGGTATGTCTTTTGGAAGAGGGTATGGCTATAGACCTTGGGGGTGTTGGCAAGGGTTATGCGGTGCAGAAGGCTTATGAGATGTTGAAAACGGACTGGGGCTTTTTGTCCATAGCGGGCGACTTGAAGGTCTGGGGACACAAAAGACGCCTTGCGGTCTTTAATCCTATAAACAACAAAATACTCGCAGAAGGCTATAATGCAAAAGACCTGTGCCTTTCAACGGGTGGAAACTATCTAAGAAGGCACATTCTGGGTAGGGAAAATAACCTGCTCCAAGCGACAGTTGCCTATGGAGATTGCACCATTAACGATGCAATAGAGACTGCTCTTTTGGCTATGGATGACCAAAGCAGGGAGAAGTTTCTTAGGGAAAATCCACACATAGGTGTTTTGCTTCTGTTTAAGGATGGGAGCATATACATAAACAAGGCTTTTATGGAGTATTTTGAAGGGCTTAAGATATATCCAACAGCTCCCTAAAAAGCTCCACATACTTGTCTACAGTGCTTTTTATTGAGTATTGACTTGCGGTTTGAAGTGCCTTTGTGGAAATTTTTCTGTATTCCTCTTCTGAAAGGCTTAGAGCACGGGACATCTTTTGCGTTAAGCCCTCAAGGTCTCCCACCTGCACTGCAAGACCGTTCTCACCATCCACAAGATAGTCCCTTATGCCACCTGCAAGGGTGGATATTACCACCTTTTGGCAAGCCATAGCCTGAAGCACCGCCCCTGCTATACCCTCAAAGTAAGAGGAAAAGACAAAGTAGTCCGCCATATTCAAAAGCTCTGGCACGTCTTCCCTAAAGCCAAGACCTATTAATCTACCTTCAAGACCATACCTTTTTGCGTATTCTGGTGCATGCCTGTCCGTTTCAAGTCCTACGAGGATAAGAAGGCAGTCCACACACTCAAGCCTTGAGAAAGCCTTTATAAGAAGAGGTTGACCCTTATGCTCTGGGTTCCAGTTGGCTACATTTATGAAAACCCTCTTGCTTGGCTCTATGCCTAACTCCTTTCTTTTCTGTAGTGCCTTCTCCCTTCCCAAGGGTCTGAACCTCTCAAGGTCAAGCCCGCTGGGTATATACACAAGCCTTTCTGGAAAGAAGTTTTCCTCTTTTAGCCTTTCAAAGGTTGTCTTGTCCACCACCACTATCCTGTCCGCCACAGCGTATTTGAAGGTTTTTGATAGGAAGTTTGAGCTTTTGCCTGTTCTTTTGTAGGCTATTATTTTAGGCTTTTTTCTCAAAAAGGATATGGCTACCCTTACAAAGTCAAGGGCATGAGGAGAATTGGCTATCACTATATCAAAGCCCTCTTTTAGCACCCTCCAAAGCCTGTAGTAATTGGCAGGATTAAACCTGGAGAGCTTGTTGTGGTTTTCAAAAAGATGAAACTTAACTCCAAAGTCTCTTAGCTTTTCTCTCATGAGCTCATACTGAAAGGAAAGAGCCATGTGGACTTGAAAGCCTCTAAGAGATAGCTCTCTTGTTATAAGGTATGTTTGCTCCTTTGTCCCTCCCCAGCCAATACCATCCACAACCTGAAGCACCCTAAGCATTGTTGGATTCTTTCTTTTTTACCACCAAGGAAGCGACCACCGACAAGAAAATGGCACTGCCAATAAGAAGCAAAGAAACCTCCACAGGTATCTTGTAAAACTCCGATAGGAGCATCTTTACACCTATAAAACCCAGTATAAAGGAAAGCCCATAGTGCAGGTAGTGAAAGAGAGGCAAAACCCCCGCAGCGGCGAAGTATAGAGACCTAAGCCCCAATATGGCAAAAATGTTAGAAGTGTATACCACAAATGGGTCTTTGGAAATGGCAAGAATTGCAGGAACAGAGTCTATGGCAAACATTATGTCTGAACTCTCTACAAACACAAGAGCCAAGAACATGGGCGTGGCGTAAAGCCTTCCACCTTCTTTTATAAAAAACCTTCCATCACCATTATGAGGTTTTAGAGGAATAAGCCTTTTGGCTATCCTATAGACAAGGGTCTGCTCTGGATGGAACTCCTTTTCCTCCGTGGTAAGGAGCTTTATGGCAGAAACTATAAGGATTACGCCAAAGATATAAACAACCCAATGGAAGTGTTTTATAAGCTCAAGCCCAGCAAAAATAAATATTGCCCTAAAGACTATGGCACCTAACACTCCCCAGAAAAGCACCTTGTGCCTGTATTCCTCTGGGACCTTAAAGTAGGAAAATATGAGGATAAACACAAATATGTTGTCAAGGCTCAAGGCTTTTTCAAGCAGGTATCCCGTAAAGTATTCCACAGCCCTATCGTAGCCTCTATCAAAATAGACAAAAACACCAAAGGCAAGACCCAAAGCTATCCAAAAAGCAGATAAAAGGAGTGCCTCTTTTAGAGAAATCTTGTGAGGGTTTCTATGAAACACAAAAAGGTCAAGAAAAAGGGCAGTAAAAACTACTGCACCAAAGATAAGCCACTCTAACTCCATGTATGCATATTATAAACTCAAGCTAAGCTCTTCTTTATAAAGTCTATGACCTTAACTGGTATAGGGTCTTGTCCATATATATCTGCCAAGTATAGGCTCACCCAGTCTCCAAGATAGGTAAGGTATAGAAGTCTCTCTATTAAACTTTCTCCTTTTCCAGAGAGAACCTTCAAAAGCACGCCAAGGTCTTCAAAGACCTGACGAGTTATATCCACTCTTTTTAGAATTCTCTCGTGGTCCTGTGGGTCATAAAGCAAGACAAAACCGCATAGGTTTCTTATTTGAGGGTTGTCCAAGCCTACCACCTCGTTGTGGTGCATTTCAGGCAAAATGGCATTGTAGCAAAGGGTTTTTGAGTTTTCGTTTATCTGGGTCTTCCACCTAAAGGCTACAGGCTCTGTAAGAGGCGTGCCATAAACCACTGGCAGGTAGGTAAACATATTTTTGGCAAGCTCTTGGGCGGTCTTTTTTATTTCCTCCTTATTGGTCTCTAAGTGCTCTCTTACACGCTCCACAGAGCCATCCATTCCAAAAAGGCACAAAAGGGCAGAAAGCATAAAGCCAAGTGCATATCTGGGTGGATATCCTTCTGGAAGTGGGATATGCACAAGTCCTTCTCTGTTTGCTATTTCCCTTAGTTTCCCTCCAGAGCTAACGCAAACTGGCTTTAGACCCCTTTGGAGTGCCTCCTCAAGGACGCTTATGGTCTCTTCTGTGTTTCCACTGTAGCTGGTGCAAACCAAAAGCCAGTTATCTTTTACAAAGGCTGGCAGGTCATAGCCTCTTATGGAAAGCACAGGCTTTTCCGCAGAGAGAAACAACTTCATAAAGTCTCCCACAATCCCAGAACCACCCATACCACTAAAGACCACACCCGCATAGCCTTCAAGAGAAATAGGCTGGCACTCTATTTTGCTAAACTGCTTGGGAAAATCCTCTGCCATAAGGTAAGCATCCATACCACCCCTCCTCTACGAAATTTTAAAACTAAATCTCCAGTATTACTTGCTTTCCACCCTCTACCTTGAGTTTTGGTGTATGCCTTAAGAGGTTTATGGAAAACTCAAGGTTGTCGTAGAGGGTTATGGAGTAATTATCCCAAAAGACGCATGTCCCTGCAAGGCAGAAATAGCCTCCACTTGTAGGTGCTATCTGCTCCGCTATTAAGAGGGTATAGTGTCCCATATTAGACTGGGCAGTGTCTTCCGCACGCACCACCACCTTTATGTCTGGCATGAGAGGTTTTATAGAGGCACTGCAGGCGAGCATAATCTTGTTTACATTGACCTCGTTCTTCTCGTTTTTGTTATACCTTCTTATCTTTGAAGTGACCAAAAAGTATTTGTCTCCTTGGTGGTTGTTTACCTCGTCTATAACCTCATCTGGGTTTAGCTCCATGCCAAACCTTCTGGCAAGAGTGTTGCAGGTGTCCGCTATGTGGTCTTCGTTTTTGTAATAGCCAAGGAGAATGACCTTTTTACCCTCCTCCCAGACCCACCTTTCCACGTCTTGGACTTCCTTCTCTGTGAAAGGAATCTCGGGGTAGTTAAATACTATGGTGTGGTATTCCTTGAGTTTTTCCCAGTTGTCCACCTCGTGGACTATTAGCCCTCTCTTTTCCGCTTCTCTTTGAAGTATGGAAAAGTAGTAGTAGTCCGTTATGGTAAACTCTTGATGGGTGATGCTCCAAGCAACCTTTGTCTGCATGCTTTACATTATACCACAGGCTTTAAAAAGGCGGTATGTATGCTCTTTCTACCAGCTTTGAACTCCACAAGAGCCTTGGAGTCCTCAATGGCAAGTATAACTCCCTCACCAAAGATTTCATGCAAGACCCTATCACCCACCTTGAAGTCCTTCAAGCTCTTTAGCTCTGGCATGTAGGTGGTCTTCTTCTTTGCAAAGGCGGAAAGGTCAAGAAGCTCCTTAGGAATTAAAGAAAGAAACCTGCTTGGCTTGGAGTTTCTTGTGTAGGTCATAAAGAGAAGCTCCTTAGCCCTGGTTATAGCCACATAGAAAAGCCTTAGCTCCTCTTCCATCTCCTCTTGGCTTTCCTTTGCCTTTTCGTGTGGCAGTATGCCCTCCTCCAACCTTGGCAGGAAAACCACATCAAACTCAAGCCCCTTACTGGCATGTATAGTGCTTATCTTAACAGCACCCTCCTCCTCTTCCCTTTCTGTGAGAAAGTCCACCTCCTCAAGCACATCCACAAGACGGTATCCTTCGGAGTGCTTTTGCCTTAGGTATCTCAAAAGCTCTTTAACATTTTCTTCCCTTTCTTCCGCATCCTTGTAGCTTTCCCTTAGATAATCCCAGAAGTCTATCTCCCTCAAGAAGTCCTCTATAGCCTGAGGATAGTCCTCAAGTCTTTTGTAGAGCCTTGAAAGTTTCTGTAAAAAGCCATAAAGCTCCACCGCCTTTGCCTGTGGTAGGCTTTTTAAGATAGCCTGAGAGCCCGCAAGACAATTGCCCCTTCCTGCCTGAAGTATATGCTCCAAAGTTTTTTCTCCTATACCCCTTGTGGCAACCTCCAAAGCCCTTGAGAAGCTAACCGCATCGTAAGGATTGGTAAGAACTCGGAAAAAGCTAAGCACATCCTTTATTTCCGCCCTTTCAAAAAACCTTATGGCACCCACTATTTTGTAAAGAATTCTCATCCCAGCAAGGGCTCTTTCAAAGGGTTCTGTTATGTATCCCACCCTCACGAGTATGGCTATTTGATGAGGCTTATAGCTCTGGAGTAGCTCCTTGACCTTGGTGGCTATCCAAACCGCCTCTTCCTCTTCCCTTTCAAAGCGTCTAACAGTTGGCTTTTGACCACCTTCCTTTACAGGTCTAAGGGTAGGTATTAGGCTCTTCCATTCTGCATTAGAGGCGGATAGCACTGCGTTTGCAATATGTATTATGTAAGGTCTTGACCTGTAGTTGTATTCAAGCTTTATCACATCTGGGTTAAAGTCTTCCTTAAAGCGAAGTATATTGTCCGGTCTTGCATAACGCCATTCGTATATGCACTGGTTTGGGTCTCCCACCACACAAACATTTTCTCTTGCCAAAAGTTTCAAAATCTCATACTGGACTGTGTTCGTATCTTGAAACTCGTCCACAAGCACAAAGTCAAAGTTTTCTCTTATGCTTTGGTTTTTAAGGAGTAGCTCTCTTGTATATAGCATCAAGGTGCTAAAATCTAAAAGGTTCATACTTTTTAAAGCCTTCAAATACTCCTGCAAAGCATATTCAAGTTTTTCATCATAGGGTTCTCTTAGGTTTTCAAACCTTTCTGAAAGATAATTTTTTAAGGTCTCTGGTTTTGTGTTTATGGACTGCGAGAGCTTTTTTATTATCTGGTTTCTATCTCCTTCAGAAAGTATGCTAAAGTTGGTGCTTATCCCCACTTGCTTACCCTTTGCCCTCAAAAGCCTCAAAGCCACAGAGTGAAAAGTGCCAGCCCATGGTAGGTCTACGCCCGCTACCCTCTTTACCCTATCCCTTATCTCCTTACCCGCCTTGTTGGTAAAGGTAATGGCTAAGAGCCTCTCCGGTGCTATGCCCTTTTCCCTTATGAGAAACTCCACCTTGTGGGCGAGGGTTTTGGTCTTTCCAGAGCCAGCACCCGCTATAATAAGCAGAGGCTTGCCAAAGTGCTTTACCGCTCTTTCTTGAGAAGGGTTTAAGCCTTCCATGGCTTAGGTTTTAAGATTATAAAGCTAAGAGAGTAAGCAAGTTCATACTGACCTACTGTATAATAGAATTTACTATGCGTAGAAAAGGAACAAGAGAAAAAATTCTTGATGCTTCTCTGAAGCTATTCTCTGAAAAGGGTATAAGAGAAACCACCATAAAGGATATAGCGAGGGGAGTTGGTATAACAGAGGGAGCCATATACAGACACTTCAAGAGTAAGGATGAGATAGTTCTTGGTCTTTTTGGTTTATACTCGGAGGAATTCTACAACAGGCTCTTGTCTGGTGTAAGGTCTCCCATAAGCTACAAGGAAAAGTTTTACCTGACAGTTCATAACTTTCTGAGTTTTTGTTTTGAAAACCCTTCCGCCTTTAAATACCTTGACCTCTTTCATTACCTTAGAGCTCAGGATGTGAAAAATTTTAGTCCCCTTCCTAAGGACGCAATTCTTGAGCTTATAGAGGAAGGTATAAAGGCAGGTTTTGTAAATATAGAAAAAGAATACGCCCTTGCGGTCTTTGTAGGAACCCTTGAAAGGGTTTTCTTGCTTGTGGAGGCTGGGCTTTTAGATAGAAAGGAGGGTCTTGAAGAGGAAATAGCGGGAATAATATGGAAGGCTGTGAGTTAAAATTCTCCTTAGGAGGGTAACATGAAGTATTTCCTTTCAGAAAGTCAGATACCAAAAAGATGGTTTAACATAGTTCCCTACCTTCCAAAACCCCTTGACCCACCCCTTGACCCCCAAACTGGTCAACCTGTTAGCCCAGACAAGCTCCTCGCCATATTCCCAGAGCCTATAGTGGAGCAAGAGGTTTCAGACAAGGAATGGATAGATATTCCAGAAGAGGTGCTAAAAATATACAGCCTTTGGAGACCTACTCCCCTTCACAGGGCAAAAAACCTTGAAGAATACTTAGGCACACCTGCAAAGATCTTCTACAAAAACGAGAGCGTCTCCCCTCCTGGAAGCCACAAGCCAAACACCGCGGTTGCACAAGCATACTACAACAAGATATCAGGTGTGAAAAGGCTTACCACAGAAACGGGAGCAGGTCAGTGGGGAAGCTCTCTTTCCTTCGCTACCCAGTTCTTTGGGCTTGAATGCGAGGTTTTCATGGTAAGAGTGAGCTATAACCAAAAACCTTTTAGAAGGATACTTATGGAAACTTGGGGTGGCAAGGTGGTTCCCTCCCCAAGCCCCCTTACGCAGTCAGGAAGGAAGTTTTACGACGAAAACCCAGAACACCCAGGAAGCCTTGGCATCGCCATAAGCGAAGCCATAGAGAGAGCCGTCTTTACCCCAGACACCAAATATTCCCTCGGAAGCGTCCTAAACCATGTTTTACTTCACCAGACAGTTATTGGGCTTGAGGCAAAGCTACAGATGGAAATGGCAGGATACTATCCAGACTATGTGATAGGTTGTATAGGTGGTGGAAGTAGCTTTGCAGGCATAGCCTTCCCCTTTTTGAAGGATAAACTAACAGGAGAGAAACCAAACCTTGAAGTGATAGCGGTTGAGCCCAAAGCCTGCCCAACCCTCACAGAAGGAGAATATAAATACGATTATGGAGACACGGTTGGGCTTACGCCCCTTATAAAGATGTATACCCTTGGGCATGATTTTGTCCCTCCACCCATACATGCGGGTGGCTTGCGTTATCATGGTGATGCACCACTTGTCTGCCTCTTGTATCATGAAGGCTTTGTCTCCGCATCCGCCTACAAACAAAGAGAAGTCTTTGAATCCGCTGTTATCTTCGCAAGGACAGAGGGTATAGTGCCTGCTCCAGAGTCCGCTCACGCCATAAAGAAAGCGATAGACATAGCCCTTGAGTGCAAGAAGACTGGAGAAGAGAAGGTTATCCTCTTTAACCTCTCAGGACACGGATACTTTGACCTAAACGCTTACTATATGTATCTAAAGGGAGAGCTTCCAGATACTTAAAAACCCCGCACCCGAGACTGCAGGTCTACCGTTGCTCCCTTTCGGGCCTGGCGGGGTTCAACCCTGTCCCGTTGCGGGGCTATTTATAATTATATCCTCGTTTACGCATTTTGCCCACTCCTGCATGATGCTTATAGCCCTCTCCGCCAAAAGCCTTTTCCTCTCCTGTTTATCCTTTACCCTTTTCTCTAAGGGTGGCAAAAGTCCAAGCACAGGGGACATGGGTTGAAGCGTCCCTTCCTTACTGGTTATATACCTCACAAGAGAACCCAGCATGGTCTCCTCTGGTGGGACAACCAAGGGTTTACCCTTCATAAGCCTTCCTGCGTTTATACCGGCTAACAGACCAGTGCCTGCGGATGCGGAGTATCCTTCCACGCCTGTTATCTGTCCAGCAAAAAAGATATTCTCATACTTCCTCATATTCAAAAAGGGCGTGAGAATCCTGTTTGACTGTATAAAGGTGTTTCTGTGCATAGAGCCAAGTTTTACAAAGACCGCATTTCTAAGACAGGGTATTAGTCTAAGAACTCTTTTTTGTTCTGAGTAAGTCATGCGTGTCTGAAAGCCTACAAGGGAAAGCAGGGTGCCTTCCTTGTTTTCTTTTCTTAACTGGACCACGGCGAAGGGCTCTTTGCCCGTTTTGGGGTCCACCAGTCCCACAGGCTTCATAGGTCCAAAGAGAAGAGTTTTATAGCCTCGCTCAGCCATCTCCTCCACGGGCATACAACCTTCAAAGTATACAAGGTTTTCAAAGTCCTTTGGTTGAATCTTCTCAGCCTTCAAAAGCTCTTCGTAAAAGAGTTTGTATTCCTCCTCTGTAAGAGTGCAGTTAAAGTAGTCATCTCCTCCCTTTCCGTAGCGCGACGCCCAAAAGCCCTTTGAAAAGTCTACACTGTCCGCCTCCACTATGGGGGATATGGCATCATAAAAGTAAAGGTAGTCAAAGCCCACAAGCTCCCTTATGTCCTCTGTTAGAGCAGGCGACGTGAGGGGCCCTGTGGCTACTATCACAATGCGGTCTCTTGGAACCCTTTTTACCTCCTCCCTTACAAGCCTTATGTTGGGATGTTCTAAGATTTTTCTGGTGATGTATTCCGAGAACAGCTCTCTGTCTACCGCAAGGGCTGTACCTGCAGGCACATGGGCGTGCTTGCCTGCTTCTACCACCAGAGAGTGGAGAAGTTCCATCTCAGCTTTTAAAAGACCAGCACCAGAGGTAAGCTCCACGCTACCGAGGGTATTGCTACAAACCAGCTCTGCCAACCGCTCCGTTCTGTGGACTGGCGTGTATTGATTAGGCCTCATCTCGTAAAGTAATACCTTAATGCCCATGTTTGCCAGTCTGTAGCTGGCTTCTGAGCCTGCCAGACCACCTCCTATTACAATGACTTCTTCCATAGCCTTATAATTTTAGGCATGTGTGGTATAGTTGGTTATACAGGTTCAAACCCAGCTCTTATTGTCCTTTTGCAGGGGCTTGAAAGGCTTGAATATAGGGGCTATGACTCTGCAGGTGTGGCTCTCATAGAGGACGGGAAGATATACGTGGAAAAGAAGGTGGGCAAGATAAGGGAGCTGGTGCGTAGCCTTTGGGGTAAGGAGCTAAGGGCAAGGGTAGGTATAGGTCATACTCGGTGGGCAACCCATGGAGAGGTCTGCGAGCTAAATGCCCATCCTCATACGGACAGTAGCGGTGAGTTTGCTGTAGTCCACAACGGAATAATAGAGAACTACAGAGAGCTAAGAGAGGAACTTCAAAGGCTTGGAGTGGAATACAAATCTCAAACGGACACGGAAGCAATTGTGCATCTTATAAAGCTACACTACGAAAGAGACCTTCTCAAGGCGGTGCTTGCAGGCGTAAGGAGGCTAAAGGGAGCTTACGCCTTCGCAGTCATAACCTCAAGAGAACCCGACAGGATTGTGGCGGTCAGATACGGAAGCCCCCTTGTGGTGGGTGTGGGCAAGAACGAGAACTTCATCGCCTCCGACATACCAGCCCTCCTGCCCTTTACAAGGGATGTAATACCCCTCAACGACGGTGAGGTAGTGGACCTAAGACCTGACGGCTTTTTCATATACGACTTTGAGGGCAACCTGCTGACAAAGGAGATAATGCATGTGCCTTGGGATGTGCTATCTGCGGAGAAGGGAGGCTTTAAGCACTTTATGCTAAAGGAGATATTTGAACAACCCAGAACCCTTGGAGACACCGTAAGAGGATACATATCAAGAAACTACGAAATGCCCATAAATCTGCGGGACTTTCGCCGTGTCTTGGTGGTAGCCTGCGGAACTTCTTATCATGCAGGTCTTGTGGGTAAATACTGGATTGAAAAGTATGCAAAGGTGCCAGTGGAGATTCTTTATGCCTCAGAGCTTAGATATTCAGACAGCCCAGTAGGAGAGGGAGACCTAATAATAGCCATATCCCAATCTGGTGAAACCGCAGACACGAGGTTTTCTTCCCTTGCCATGAAGGAAAAGGGGGCAACCCTGCTTTCTATTGTGAATGTGATAGGCAGTGCTTTAGACAGGGAGTCTGATTATAGCCTTTACACGCACGCAGGACCAGAGATTGGTGTTGCTGCCACAAAAACCTTTACCGCACAGCTTGCAGTTCTCTATGCCCTTGCGGTGAGCCATTCTGAGGAGAGGGAAAAACTTACGGAAAATCTCCTCAAAGTGCCGCACCTCGTGGAGGAGGTTCTCTCAGAGGCGGAGAAAGTAAAAGACATAGCCCTCAAGTATGCGGATTTCAAAAACGCCATATATCTTGGCAGGTATCTGAGCTACCCCATGGCCCTTGAAGGTGCACTAAAGCTAAAGGAAATATCCTACATACACGCAGAGGGCTACCCAGCCGGTGAGATGAAGCACGGACCTATAGCCCTCATAGACGAGCGTATGCCTGTTGTGGCAATCGTGCCAAGGGACAGGGTTTATGAAAAAACACTTTCCAACGTGGAAGAGGTGCTGGCACGAAAGGGCAAGGTTATAGGCGTAGGGTTCAGAGGAGACCAGAGACTCAAAGAGCTCTGCGAGAACATCCTTGAAATACCACATGTGGAAGAAGACCTCACGCCCTTTTTGACCGCTGTCCCCCTACAGCTCTTTGCCTACTACATAGCGGATTACCTTGGGCTTGATGTAGACCAGCCACGAAACCTCGCAAAGACTGTTACCGTGGAGTAAAATTTATTGAGACAACATGGAGGTTCGTGCTTGTGGTTGGTCTATTAAGTTTATTAAGGGACTTGGACATATACCTATCTCAGCATGCCATATATATTTCCAAACTGGAAAGAGCCATAGAAAACCGTCAGCCCTTTGAACATAAGACCTGTAGAGAATGTGCCTTTAGGAAAAAGTTTTACGAAGAGGTTTATCCTTATATGGAAGAATACGAAGATAAGATTAAAGAGCTACTACATGAGATAGAAAAACTTCATTGTGGTTTTCACGAGATAGCCAGCAAAATAGATACCCAAAATCCAAAGCCAGAGGATGCGGAAATAATAAAAAAGGTTAAAGAGGACTCCACTCACCTATTCCAACTACTTCTTGCATTAAAATAGAGAAATCCTCAAGTAGAGGTAGAAAACAAAAACTTAAGCAGTGCCTTTTGGGTGTGAAGTCTGTTTTCCGCCTGCGTAAATATAAAGTCCGCATAGGACTCAAAAACCTCTTCCGTTATCTCCTCTCCCTTCTTTGCAGGAAGACAGTGCATAACTTTAACCTCAGGCTTTGCGTATGAAAGTAATTCCTTGTTTACCTGATAGGGTCTTAGGGCTTGTAGCTTTTCCTCTTTTCTATCTTGGTTCATGCTAACCCATACATCTGTGTATACCACATGAGCGTCCCTTACAGCCTCTACGGGGTTTGTAGTTAGATATATGCTACCACCAGTTATCTTGCATAGGTCTTCGCCTGCTTGATAGTATAGACTGCTTGGCTCATAACCCTCTGGAGTTGCCACAAAGAGCTTAAGACCAAAAAGACCCGCACCCACAAGCCATGTGTTGCATACGTTGTTTCCATCTCCCACATAAGCTATTTTGATACTCCGCACATCTTCCCCAAAAACTTCGTAAAGGGTAAAAATATCACTCAGTATCTGGCACGGATGTGCCATGTCTGTGAGGGCGTTTATCACCGGTATATCTGAGTATTTGGCAAACTCCTCTAACTTTTTGTGGGAGTCTGTCCTTATAACTATCCCATCCACATATCTTGAAAGGGTCCTTGCGGTGTCCTTTAGGTCTTCACCCCTTGAGACCTGCAGACTATTCTCCTGTAGAAATATGGTATTACCACCAAGCTGGGCTATGGCTACCTCAAAGGATACGCGGGTCCTTGTGGAGGGTTTTGTAAAGTATAAGGCTATGTTTTTCCCTTCTAAATACCGCTCCTTATCAATACCTCTCTTTATACTCAAAGCGTCTTGGAGTATGCTCCACCCTTCCTCAGGGCTTATTTCCCAAAGGTCAACAAAATTCCGTTTCATTTTATCTATTTTAACATAGTGTAGTATCTTTTGTAGTTTCTGAAAACCCTTTCCACATAAGCACCATGACCCTTTGCTTTGCTTCCCTTGTTGTAGCAGTCCACCGCATGGCTTATGTCTTTGTATTGCTCCATGCACTTTCTCAGCACCATAGCTCCAAAGTGTATGTTGTAGCAAGGCTCAAAAAGCCACTCCTTTGGTATTTTGTATCTTTCAAGCCAATGTGAGTTTATCTGCATAATGCCGTAGTCCCTCGTGCCATTTCTGTTGACGTTTATAGCCCGTAGATTAAAGTTGCTTTCCACCTTTGCTATAGCTATCAAAAGGACAGGGTCAACTCCATACCTCTTGCCTGCATCAAAAAAGCAATGATAAAAGGCAAAAGAGAGGTAAGGCACAATTAAGAGAAGGAGCAATTTCATAGAGTTTTATTCTAACAAAACGTTCATGTAGGGGCTAAGTTTAAACCATGAAGGTGGATCTTCATCTACTGCGTAGGCACAA from Hydrogenobacter sp. T-8 includes these protein-coding regions:
- a CDS encoding TetR/AcrR family transcriptional regulator, with the translated sequence MRRKGTREKILDASLKLFSEKGIRETTIKDIARGVGITEGAIYRHFKSKDEIVLGLFGLYSEEFYNRLLSGVRSPISYKEKFYLTVHNFLSFCFENPSAFKYLDLFHYLRAQDVKNFSPLPKDAILELIEEGIKAGFVNIEKEYALAVFVGTLERVFLLVEAGLLDRKEGLEEEIAGIIWKAVS
- a CDS encoding bifunctional phosphoglucose/phosphomannose isomerase is translated as MDAYLMAEDFPKQFSKIECQPISLEGYAGVVFSGMGGSGIVGDFMKLFLSAEKPVLSIRGYDLPAFVKDNWLLVCTSYSGNTEETISVLEEALQRGLKPVCVSSGGKLREIANREGLVHIPLPEGYPPRYALGFMLSALLCLFGMDGSVERVREHLETNKEEIKKTAQELAKNMFTYLPVVYGTPLTEPVAFRWKTQINENSKTLCYNAILPEMHHNEVVGLDNPQIRNLCGFVLLYDPQDHERILKRVDITRQVFEDLGVLLKVLSGKGESLIERLLYLTYLGDWVSLYLADIYGQDPIPVKVIDFIKKSLA
- a CDS encoding TerC family protein translates to MELEWLIFGAVVFTALFLDLFVFHRNPHKISLKEALLLSAFWIALGLAFGVFVYFDRGYDRAVEYFTGYLLEKALSLDNIFVFILIFSYFKVPEEYRHKVLFWGVLGAIVFRAIFIFAGLELIKHFHWVVYIFGVILIVSAIKLLTTEEKEFHPEQTLVYRIAKRLIPLKPHNGDGRFFIKEGGRLYATPMFLALVFVESSDIMFAIDSVPAILAISKDPFVVYTSNIFAILGLRSLYFAAAGVLPLFHYLHYGLSFILGFIGVKMLLSEFYKIPVEVSLLLIGSAIFLSVVASLVVKKKESNNA
- a CDS encoding ATP-dependent helicase; its protein translation is MEGLNPSQERAVKHFGKPLLIIAGAGSGKTKTLAHKVEFLIREKGIAPERLLAITFTNKAGKEIRDRVKRVAGVDLPWAGTFHSVALRLLRAKGKQVGISTNFSILSEGDRNQIIKKLSQSINTKPETLKNYLSERFENLREPYDEKLEYALQEYLKALKSMNLLDFSTLMLYTRELLLKNQSIRENFDFVLVDEFQDTNTVQYEILKLLARENVCVVGDPNQCIYEWRYARPDNILRFKEDFNPDVIKLEYNYRSRPYIIHIANAVLSASNAEWKSLIPTLRPVKEGGQKPTVRRFEREEEEAVWIATKVKELLQSYKPHQIAILVRVGYITEPFERALAGMRILYKIVGAIRFFERAEIKDVLSFFRVLTNPYDAVSFSRALEVATRGIGEKTLEHILQAGRGNCLAGSQAILKSLPQAKAVELYGFLQKLSRLYKRLEDYPQAIEDFLREIDFWDYLRESYKDAEEREENVKELLRYLRQKHSEGYRLVDVLEEVDFLTEREEEEGAVKISTIHASKGLEFDVVFLPRLEEGILPHEKAKESQEEMEEELRLFYVAITRAKELLFMTYTRNSKPSRFLSLIPKELLDLSAFAKKKTTYMPELKSLKDFKVGDRVLHEIFGEGVILAIEDSKALVEFKAGRKSIHTAFLKPVV
- a CDS encoding FAD:protein FMN transferase, whose amino-acid sequence is MRLFALLLFIAFTFSQEKLFHLMGTYALIELPQGKEYEAYRYMRSLEEKLSDYLEGSEVSQINQKAGKGCVEVSEETLEVIKKSLEVSRWTGGAFDITVGSYTINYKRKGMLKEEEAKRLIDYRKVRIEGNRVCLLEEGMAIDLGGVGKGYAVQKAYEMLKTDWGFLSIAGDLKVWGHKRRLAVFNPINNKILAEGYNAKDLCLSTGGNYLRRHILGRENNLLQATVAYGDCTINDAIETALLAMDDQSREKFLRENPHIGVLLLFKDGSIYINKAFMEYFEGLKIYPTAP
- a CDS encoding glycosyltransferase family 4 protein, whose amino-acid sequence is MLRVLQVVDGIGWGGTKEQTYLITRELSLRGFQVHMALSFQYELMREKLRDFGVKFHLFENHNKLSRFNPANYYRLWRVLKEGFDIVIANSPHALDFVRVAISFLRKKPKIIAYKRTGKSSNFLSKTFKYAVADRIVVVDKTTFERLKEENFFPERLVYIPSGLDLERFRPLGREKALQKRKELGIEPSKRVFINVANWNPEHKGQPLLIKAFSRLECVDCLLILVGLETDRHAPEYAKRYGLEGRLIGLGFREDVPELLNMADYFVFSSYFEGIAGAVLQAMACQKVVISTLAGGIRDYLVDGENGLAVQVGDLEGLTQKMSRALSLSEEEYRKISTKALQTASQYSIKSTVDKYVELFRELLDIS